The Methanohalophilus portucalensis genome window below encodes:
- a CDS encoding response regulator: MTCSIVVSASGDPLRIGVLANRGDEAAMERWGPTIDYLDAGFPEKDVVLVPMDFEQMTSEVANEQIDFLITNPLVYVELEVDHNVQRIATLKESWGGRSYTVFGSVIFTKNDRINVNSLNDVESLSVMAVNEHSFGGWWMAAREFNDAGLDIDAMDVTYGGTEDKVVEAVLSGGVDVGIVSTGILESMKKEGKISFVDIKCLNVDHSPGLHEGDNFDSSFLQKHSTRLYPQWAFSRSSHVSEDVAEKMLANLLQLPRFSEATIKGGYAGWTVPLDYGSVHDSMKELKLGPYENYGEVALSDVIYQYWYVFLLMGITIVTLGGASQAINSKNHNLQVEIYQRDRAEKEKQERDKQLELIISNFPNGIVVLHDSDLRYISIGGKMIDRFKFDKDNFVGKLPEDVLPADMVETLRPHLYAALDGETRNFEFTIEGYRVEETLLPLEKSNGDLVIVGVIYNMTERKNIEEALNNAKMAAEQANRSKSEFLANMSHELRTPLNSVIGFSDILLEEVRGELNDPQKKYVSNIAKSGKHLLNLINDILDLSKVEAGKMELECEVFSLNEASREVVELVMPLGNKKSLSLSVEHNYTEEICADKGKFKQVLYNLLSNAIKFTPEGGKVRLFSHVENDLLHVSVSDTGVGISEKAQGTLFDAFTQEDTSSSRNYEGTGLGLSLVKRFVNMHGGDVWVKSKKGEGSTFTFTIPLNQVSCEANHEETGESDEDQYVIDSSTNTSENTDIDPFPLLEKPLNSSNKEPIVMVVEDDYSSRNLLVSTVVNAGYRALPLSRGYLVSRYVEVVKPFAILLDIMMPGMNGWDVLGKLKKSSDTAGIPVIIVSVLNANAIKKEYAISAYISKPIDRERLLTVLDGLESSSSSPSSILVVDDDPSAVEMLKSSLDIEGYNVIRAYGGQEAIDKTFSYSPDLIILDLMMPITSGFDVMAALRENSDTADLPIIIHTAKDLEKKAVFEGNVVSILQKGAFTRNHLIEIINHLDSKKSHGESASND, translated from the coding sequence TTGACTTGCAGTATTGTAGTTTCTGCTTCCGGCGACCCTCTCAGGATAGGAGTGCTTGCAAACAGGGGAGATGAAGCTGCAATGGAGAGGTGGGGTCCTACTATAGATTATCTGGATGCTGGTTTTCCGGAAAAGGATGTAGTGCTTGTCCCTATGGATTTTGAACAGATGACTTCTGAAGTAGCTAATGAACAAATTGATTTCCTTATCACAAACCCTTTGGTATATGTTGAGCTGGAAGTCGATCACAATGTACAGAGAATAGCAACTTTGAAAGAATCCTGGGGAGGCCGCTCATACACTGTCTTTGGTTCAGTCATCTTCACTAAAAACGACAGGATCAATGTGAATTCTCTTAATGACGTTGAAAGTTTATCGGTAATGGCAGTTAACGAACATTCCTTTGGGGGTTGGTGGATGGCTGCGAGAGAATTTAATGATGCAGGATTGGATATAGATGCCATGGATGTCACTTATGGGGGTACAGAGGACAAAGTGGTAGAAGCAGTGCTTTCTGGGGGGGTTGATGTGGGGATCGTTAGTACCGGGATCCTTGAATCGATGAAAAAGGAAGGCAAGATTTCTTTTGTTGATATCAAGTGCTTGAACGTGGATCATTCTCCTGGTTTACATGAGGGAGATAATTTTGATTCTTCTTTCTTACAGAAGCACAGCACCCGTCTATATCCACAGTGGGCTTTTTCCCGCAGTTCTCATGTATCTGAGGATGTAGCCGAAAAAATGCTTGCGAACCTGCTTCAATTGCCTCGTTTTTCGGAAGCTACCATAAAAGGTGGATATGCAGGCTGGACTGTTCCTCTGGATTATGGCTCGGTCCATGACTCTATGAAAGAATTAAAATTAGGGCCATATGAAAACTATGGTGAAGTCGCTCTTTCCGATGTGATTTACCAGTATTGGTATGTCTTTCTTTTGATGGGTATCACAATAGTTACTCTTGGTGGGGCCAGTCAGGCTATTAACAGTAAGAACCATAATTTACAGGTGGAAATCTATCAGAGAGATCGTGCAGAAAAAGAAAAACAGGAACGTGATAAACAACTTGAATTGATCATATCTAATTTTCCCAATGGAATAGTTGTCCTGCATGACAGTGATTTGAGATATATTTCAATAGGGGGTAAAATGATTGATAGATTCAAGTTCGATAAAGATAATTTCGTAGGTAAGTTGCCTGAAGACGTATTGCCTGCAGATATGGTTGAAACTCTTCGTCCTCATTTATATGCTGCTCTGGATGGGGAAACTCGCAATTTTGAATTCACTATAGAAGGCTACCGGGTCGAAGAAACCCTTCTCCCCCTTGAAAAATCCAATGGGGATCTTGTAATTGTGGGTGTAATCTATAATATGACAGAGCGAAAAAATATCGAAGAAGCTCTCAACAATGCAAAAATGGCTGCAGAACAGGCTAATCGGTCCAAGAGTGAATTTCTGGCAAATATGAGTCATGAATTGAGAACTCCTTTAAATTCAGTGATTGGATTTTCCGATATCCTGCTGGAAGAAGTAAGGGGTGAACTCAATGATCCCCAGAAGAAATATGTTTCCAACATTGCCAAAAGTGGCAAACATCTCTTAAACTTGATCAATGACATTCTCGATCTTTCAAAAGTGGAAGCCGGTAAGATGGAGCTTGAATGTGAGGTTTTCTCTTTAAATGAGGCTTCCAGAGAAGTGGTGGAACTTGTTATGCCTCTTGGAAATAAGAAATCCCTTTCTCTTTCAGTTGAACATAATTATACTGAAGAGATATGTGCTGATAAGGGAAAATTCAAGCAGGTACTTTACAATCTCCTCAGCAATGCAATAAAATTTACACCCGAAGGGGGAAAGGTGCGTTTATTTTCCCATGTGGAAAACGATTTGTTGCATGTTTCGGTATCAGATACTGGTGTAGGAATCTCTGAAAAAGCTCAAGGTACTTTATTCGATGCCTTTACCCAGGAAGACACATCTTCTTCACGTAATTATGAAGGGACAGGTCTTGGTTTATCTCTTGTAAAAAGATTTGTGAATATGCATGGTGGTGATGTATGGGTGAAAAGCAAAAAGGGAGAAGGCAGTACTTTTACTTTTACGATTCCTTTAAACCAAGTTTCCTGTGAAGCTAATCATGAAGAAACCGGTGAATCAGACGAAGACCAATATGTTATTGATTCTAGTACAAATACCTCTGAAAACACCGATATTGATCCATTTCCGCTTTTGGAAAAACCTCTGAATTCGAGCAATAAGGAACCTATTGTAATGGTAGTTGAGGACGACTATTCATCACGGAATTTGCTTGTTTCAACTGTTGTCAATGCCGGTTACAGGGCATTGCCCCTCTCTCGTGGGTATCTTGTATCCCGCTATGTGGAGGTTGTAAAACCTTTCGCGATATTGCTTGATATCATGATGCCGGGGATGAATGGGTGGGACGTTTTGGGCAAACTGAAAAAAAGTTCTGATACTGCCGGTATTCCGGTAATTATAGTTTCTGTCCTTAATGCCAATGCAATTAAAAAAGAGTATGCCATATCCGCTTATATTTCCAAACCCATTGACAGGGAACGGTTATTGACGGTACTGGATGGTCTTGAAAGTTCCTCGAGCTCTCCTTCCTCAATACTTGTTGTGGACGATGATCCATCTGCAGTAGAAATGCTCAAATCTTCCCTTGACATTGAGGGGTATAATGTGATACGTGCCTATGGTGGCCAGGAGGCTATCGATAAAACATTTTCTTATTCTCCTGATCTAATTATCCTGGATTTGATGATGCCAATTACAAGTGGATTTGACGTTATGGCAGCTTTGAGGGAAAACAGTGATACTGCAGACCTCCCTATAATTATTCATACAGCCAAAGATCTTGAAAAGAAAGCTGTTTTTGAAGGCAATGTAGTTTCAATTCTCCAGAAAGGCGCCTTTACTCGCAATCATCTGATCGAAATAATAAACCACCTTGATTCAAAGAAAAGTCATGGCGAGTCTGCTAGCAATGATTAA